AAAGTGAGCTCTCATTAAGTACTCCTTACCACCAGGAAATGATTTAATAGACCATGTTATAGCATTTTGTTCTGGAGTATACTTAACACTTCCAATTGTAGTCTTGAATTTTGGAGAATCAGCATCAGCCGGCACTGGgattattatttcaacattatttgCTGTAGAACGTCTCTTGAACTGAGACTTAGCCTTTATCATATACTCAACTCTAGAGTGAGCATGGCGTTCAATAACAGACTCAATCCAAATTAAAGGCTTGACATGTGTATTTAATCTATATGACATCAATTCAAATTCACCATCTGGTGGAATGAATGAAATGGTTCTGTCATTTTCAAAACGAGACAATCTGACGCACTGATGAAATTTGACATCTTCCAACTCAACAGACTTGGATTTTCCCCTGCCAGTGCTCTCAAAAAGTACTTTGTCATTCAGCCCAAGTCTTAATTCTGGCATGCCAGACAAGTAAACCCTCATTTTTATAGCACCAACTATCTCACTCCTTAGAACATTACCATTTGAATTAGCAAGCAAATTAACAGATTCAATAACATCTAAGAATACTTCATTCTTCCTGTACTTAATACCTTCAGACCTCCAGGAAACAGCATTAGTGACTGCTATAGGAATGCGAGGCTGCATTTCTAATTTATGACCCTCCTGTGTTATATACTCCTGAAGGATTTTGCTGTCAGTAGTTTGGGGATATCCAAAATCTAATAACTCATCGAGCAACTCGTAAATAACTACAAAGTTGTCGCGGATACTCTCCTCTTCAAGCTCTTTAAAATACTCAGTCATTACTTCAACTATCTTATATAGGAATACAAATACCAGTGCTATGTTTGCATTCTTCTTTGTAGTTGATACAATGTACAAGTTATTCGTCTTAATATATGCAAAAGTACAATCACTAGTCTGCAGCAATGGCGTCAACATACTCTCTTCCTCCTTTTCCATCAGAAGGGGCATGAACTTGTCTATCACACCCATGTCCACATCGCCCCGGTAGTTCCTCGAAATGAGAACTTTGCCTTTTACGTCCAATATATAAATTGCTGACGAAGACATCTTGGAAGCTGAAATATACGTTTATCTTAAATCAACGATTCCATCgctaaatttaatacaaacctgtttttaattatctttacatTTATTCTAAAATTGATATGAATTAATGAGTAAAACTAGCTATACGAATAGGAGCTTGGATTAAAAGGTTTAGTACTTactaaatttagatttttcacTAATTGAAAAACATATCTATCCGACTCCAACAAATCATCGCAAATCTATATGACAGCGATGACGCAACTGAGTTTGACAACTTTTAGTCTTGACAGCTTACGactatgtacaaaaaaatataataaaaaatatataaattgtaatatatattattaattatagtataaagtGAGTTATGAGTTGCACATTTAgccaaattgaattattatgatACACTTAATTGACATAAATTCGCTTTTTcctaatagtataaattaatttataatattcttactgTAATTAACATTAGTAACAACAACAGCTTCTGAGCAGTACAAGTAGATTTGATAAAGCTATCtgcttattatttttcaaaacatagtttgttatttgaaagactggatatttcaaatttatagttaattaatgattatagtttttttttaatactataatattttagatttgtaCGAAGTGATAttctgattatttaaattattattgttcttgaaataaatttaaaggaaaagttgatcataatatgaataattataatcagtTTTTCGTATTATATCTTCAAAAtatgattacaattttttttttaagttttaacctTAAAAGGTTTATAAACGTTTGACTTACATTAAAAGATTATAGCTATTCAATCTGTATTTCTATAATTTGACATTCCTGTGATTCTTGACTTCTACGTACCTCCTTGTTCCATGTCTGTTTGGGGTAGGTCGGGCGTCGGGTTCATtctttttactttgtttttgtttagttaGGGAGTCTCAACGGTTTATGAGATTAACTAACCATGATATGGTCAATTATTGTGCTCTTTAAAGTGTGTTCACATTATTCCTTATAAATGGCATGCGTACTGTGATATATCGAAGAGAATGATAACGAGAAACCAGCTAAAACAAAGGAACCCTTTGGTATTCTTGGACATTTTAATCGATGGCGAGAAAGGTTAGTTAaacgttgaattttatttttgacagtttttcttttttcattttatacacaaattatagtaattattgttCGTGTTTGCGGCGTTGTGCGGGAcatgatttatttatgattattcttATGTTAATGCTAATTTTTCGTATTCAGTTTAGTGGGCCAAGGCCGAGTAAGTTTATATCTCTTTAGAGTTGCAACAGAATGCATTTATCCATTTTCAACCATAGTTCATGTTTACTATGTATCTAATTAtctatcttattataaaaactttgatGTGtgctgataaattattatattaatattttaattatttgaaggaAATATTACAAACGatcgaaaattattaaatatattgcctGAAGGCTGTGTTCAATATTActgaagaattatttaaaaaatgacagttaggtaatgataaaatttgtaaatatatatcctatttttatttcactttgttatatgattttaagtttttctgaaaataaataaaatgggaatctcttataaaaataaatttatgtaatcattcagatatatagtaaagtaatcaagtttaaataaagaaatgaaggcttagtattttttaaagcaatgaGTTCTATTAAATCCCAGctaggaaaatatttattttaaacatgacaaatctattttaaaatattctataaaatacttctttgagtttttttgtaataattatagtttcagATTTGGCACTGatcattcatttaaattcaatacctGTCTGAAAAAGTAATTTCAGTGCCctttttacttttgtatttggAACTTTTTAATGATCCCACTCTGTACTATTATTgtagctttaatttaatatttttattccagcTGGTCGGATAGTTATAGAACTGAGGCGTGATGTTGTGCCTAAGACAGCAGAGAATTTCCGGGCTCTCTGCACGGGTGAGAAAGGTGTCGGTGTCTTCGGTAAACCTTTGCATTTTAAAGGAGTTCGATTTCACAAAGGTAAgacttatcttataaatatattatatattactatatacatatattgtatatagtatatagtattatgttaatattaatcaataaattatttactcaatttaatttgtaattctttCTATGttgtaagtttattaataatgccTATAATCTgtgtgaattattaataaattaaaatacccaaaaaaaaaattaataatacataggtACTTCATTTTTAAAAGGTCATAAGGCTGTCTGTACAGACATGAAACAATTTTTATGAGAATAATCTCTAATATCAAGTTGATctagtaatacattttatttattgagttaAGTAGTCATTTGAAAGCGGTATTAAGATGCTAGttgaataaaatagtaatatttgaatgaacataaacttaatttttttacgtaagatatttaattgatacacaattaatatttatgtaagaataatTAAGATACAATGTCATATTTAATTCTTAGCTTTCATTACATTTAGCAGTCCTAAGTAGTtggttatttaaattgattctaATTTATTGTTTCAGCGATTTCTCAGTTCATGGTTCAAGGTGGAGACATAATTAATGGTGATGGGACCAGCGGCGAGAGCATATATGGTTTGACATTTGAAGATGAAAATTTTACGCTTCCGGTAAACGTTTACATATATTAGTTGGTATTTCATACACGGAAATATAGGATATTTTTTCcgaatatataactaatatataatagtattacaTGTTGCATTGAGAATAATTTCACTACCTcgtctttaaatttacataggAAAATATCAACAATGTAAAATatgtgtcataatttttttgtaatatcagaCAAACACCACTTTCTATATTGTATGTTGTATGTTACTATTTGAGTGTTtaaatcgaaattcaaatacCATATTAGTCATGTTTGAGAAGCAGAAAATAACTTGAGACTATTATGTATAACTTAATGATTTTGCCAGAGCTACTGATTAACTCACGATGTAAGTACTCGTACGTAACTTTGAACATTTTTAGCTATTTtcctttcaaatattataagttgtaaataaattagctgttatatatatatatatatatataacagctAATTTGCTAATGGaaagacatttaataaattttataattgaagtttgttaatgaataaaattttaacagcaTGAAGCGGGCGTGCTTAGTATGGCCAATTCGGGCCCCAATACTAACGGATCACAGTTCTGCATGACGACCGTCCCATGTCCACAACTGGATGAAACCAATGTGGTGTTCGGAAGAGTTCTAGCTGGACTTGGAATAGTTGCTGAGATACAACAAATGGCTGATGACGGTCGACTGAGGGTGGTAAGAATATCCGTTATACTATGAcgtccaattttattatttaaggatGTGAGATATGTACATGCACATAccatctgatggtatgtggtcaccactacccatggACATCAGCACTCTAAGAAATTGTAATCCTcctgacatcgccaatgcgcgacATAAACTTGGGATCTAAAGGCCCTGGCCCCAGCACTTaatagaacacaacaatactaataacTGTTTGGCGACGGAATAAAACGTGATATAAAGTgcgataataatgaatatactaGTGGAACTGGAATTGTTTACGCAAAATTTAGTTCTCACTATGACGTGACAAAAAACTTAACATTT
This window of the Vanessa atalanta chromosome 21, ilVanAtal1.2, whole genome shotgun sequence genome carries:
- the LOC125072281 gene encoding AP-1 complex subunit mu-1; amino-acid sequence: MSSSAIYILDVKGKVLISRNYRGDVDMGVIDKFMPLLMEKEEESMLTPLLQTSDCTFAYIKTNNLYIVSTTKKNANIALVFVFLYKIVEVMTEYFKELEEESIRDNFVVIYELLDELLDFGYPQTTDSKILQEYITQEGHKLEMQPRIPIAVTNAVSWRSEGIKYRKNEVFLDVIESVNLLANSNGNVLRSEIVGAIKMRVYLSGMPELRLGLNDKVLFESTGRGKSKSVELEDVKFHQCVRLSRFENDRTISFIPPDGEFELMSYRLNTHVKPLIWIESVIERHAHSRVEYMIKAKSQFKRRSTANNVEIIIPVPADADSPKFKTTIGSVKYTPEQNAITWSIKSFPGGKEYLMRAHFGLPSVECEDTDGKPPIQVKFEIPYFTTSGIQVRYLKIIEKSGYQALPWVRYITQNGDYQLRTN